ATTCCCATTTGATTGTTCATTTCATCTACCATTGTTACAGATTCTTTAACAATATCACAAGATTCTTTTGAAACTTCTACACTCTTTTCTGATACAGCATATGTTTTAGAAACCTTCTCTTCAGCTCCTAACATCTTATCATTTATCTTCGAAATAATTTCTGACTGCCTAACTACTCCTGTTGCAACTTCCTTTATAGTACCTGTTAAATTAGTACTCTCTTCATTTACAGTTCTTAAATTTCCACTGCTTTCTATAATATATCCATTTAATTTATCTGTACCCACTTCAATATTATCCATAGTATTTTCGATTTTTGATAGTAAACTTCTTGATTGCTCTGCTTCTTTTCTAGCTTTATCTATAAACTCACCACTCCATTTTGTTATACACAAAATCATTATCATTATAATATTTACAGCTAAAACACTATTTAAAAATTGCATCCAATCTTTTTCAACTAAAACTATTTGTATTATAATCTCAAATATATTTCCTGCCACCATCATTTTTATAAAATAATTTTTATCAAAATACATTCCTGCTATTACTATCGCTATTACCATTATCCATATTGTCATTATTGTAAATGTATGATAGGTAATTGCAAACATCATTATACCTATAACTACTATATATTTTACAAGTCCACATGTTTTATAACTTCTATTTAATATGATAGAAATTCCCCCAATTAGCGACAACATTATAACTCTTATTATATTTTTTAATAAAGAAATCTTAAAAAATACATAACCTAAATGCATTGCAACAAATGCAAATATACTTATAATTATTACTTTATTGACCTTCTTAAGATGTCTATCATCAGCTATTTTCTCCATATAATCCCCCTCTTTTATTCTTATTAATTATTCCTTGTATATTATCGTATGATAATTCCAATTATTTATATTTATTAATACAAAAAATCTATCGAAAGTTAATCTTTCTATAGATTTTTTATAATAAAATTAATTTAAATTTATCATATATACTTTTAGCCTTTTTATAGCTTACAGGAATAAAATTATCTTTATATTTACTTTCAAAAAACTTATCCCCAACATTTTTACTCATGGCTAACCAATATTCTGGTATTACTGCCTCTTTTATATCTTCTTCTCTTAAACTAAGAATAAAATGTTCCATACCAAAGAAACTATATTCTTTTATATTATGATTTTTATTAAATAATTTATAATCATCTACAATATCTTCATTATACTCATGTCTATATATATCTACAAAGAAAAAATCAAAATTTCCTCCCTGTACCTCTCTAGCATCACAATTCACTATTTCTATTTTTTCATTTTTATCAAATAACTTATTATAAATTTCTATTATATCTTCATTATTTTCATATACAATTACTTTTTTAACCTTTGCTTTAGATGCCAATTCTTCTACAAAATACCCAATACCAAGACCTACTACTCCAACTATACCTTTAGCTCTTCTTAAAGCTTCATAATATCCCCCAATCTCTTCTCCGTTCAAACTCATCCATAACATATCATTTTCATAAAGACAAGGCACATTTCTTAGTACTCCTTTGAATACATGCATATAACCTTTATGTTTTCCTTCTTTATAAAAATCCCAATATATCCTACAATGATTAACAGAAAAATCTTCATTTGTTTTAACCTTAGCAGCAAACTCTTCAATTTTATTTTGATAATAACTACTCTTAAAAGGTATCATAATCTTCCTCCCATTTATCAAAATCTACTTATTATAAAATATCAGAAAAGAAACTATTACACAACAATAATAATAGAATTTGCACTTCACAATTAAGGAGATGCCGCACAATAAATATCATGTCTAAGTTCCTTTTATCATGGCACAAGTTAGAAGGAACAGGGCACAAGTAATGTGAAAACTCCTCTTTGGAAGGAATTTTATTATAGTCCTGCGGACGGCACAGTGTTTTCATGTTTACTATAAAATATAATTTGCAACCATAGCTTCATGAAAGTGAAACTTTCATGAGCTTTTTGTAATGACTTTTATATCAATTGTGATCTAAGTAAGAGACAAAATCTAACTTATAACATTCAACTTAACACTTAAAATTTCAGAAATTCCGCAGGAATTTCCTCCATCCCTGTGCCTTGTGCCATCATACTTGTGTCCTGCTTTTTGCCTTATCAAACTTACTAAAAAACTTGACATACTATTTATGCCCGCCTCATTCACTACGCACTGAAAAAAGGAACTCTCGTCAACGAATTTTTCTTCGTTATAACGAAAGCTCCTTTTATCTTATTTATCCCAACATTCTACGTTTTCAATTCCTTCAATAGATTCCTTTGTAAAAACAGGATTTTTTCCTTTTCTTTTCTGTTCTTTATAATCTTCTAAGGCATCTAACGCTTTCTTTCCTAATAAAAGTATAACTAATAGATTGATAAGCGCCATAAGACTCATAAATATATTTGAAGCAGCCCATACTACTCCAAGTGGTGCAATAGTTCCTAATATAACCATAACCACTACAAATACTCTATAAACAATTAATAATGTTTTACTAGTATTTATAAACTCTAGATTAGTTTCACCATAATAGTAATTACCAATTATAGATGAAAAAGCAAAGAAAAATATACATACTGCGATAAATATGTTTCCAAATCCTCCAATATGGGATGATAATGCTTTTTGTGTTAAGGCTATTCCTGAAACCTCTCCAACAGTATATACATCTGATAATAATATTATTAATGCTGTACATGTACATATTAAAATTGTATCTGTAAATACTCCTAATGTTTGAATCAACCCTTGTTTAACTGGGTGAGAAACTTCTGCTGTAGCTGCAGCATTTGGAGCACTACCCATACCTGCTTCATTAGAAAATAATCCTCTTTTGATTCCTATCATAACCATTCCACCAAAAGTTCCGCCAACTATCTCTTCAAATCCAAAAGCATTTCTAAAAATTAAACTTATTACCGCTGGTATTTCTTTTATATTTAAGATTATTACTACAAATGCTATTCCTATATATAAAACTGCCATTATAGGAACAATAACCCCTGATACCTTTGCTATTCTCTTAACTCCTCCGAAAATAATTACTGCTGTTAATATTGCCAATATAATTCCTATATAAATTGGCTTAATAGAATCATTATTAAAAACTGTAATCAACGCTTCCGATATAGTATTTGACTGCGCTGAGTTAAATACTAACCCAAAAGTAATCGTAATTAGTATTGCAAAAACAACCCCTAACCATCTTTGATTAAGCCCTTGTTGTATATAATAAGACGGTCCACCTCTATATGTATCTCCATCTTTAACTTTATATATCTGTGCTAACGTACTTTCTATAAATGAAGATGCACCACCAATAATAGCTAATAACCACATCCAAAATATTGCCCCTGCTCCACCTATTGATATAGCAAGTGCCACTCCAGCAAGATTTCCTGTTCCAACTCTAGATGCTGTAGACATACAAAAAGCTTGGAATGATGAAATTCCATCTTTATCATCTTTAGATGTTCCTTCTGTCAAAAGCTTTATCATATCTTTAAAGTGTGTTACTTGTACAAACTTTGTTCTAAATGTAAATATAAGTCCTACTATGATTAATAATGGAACCATAACATAAGTCGATATGCTACCATCAATTTTATCCAAAAACTTCTCCATTCTTTTCTCCTTCTCTTCTTTTGTATCTTTTTCTAATAATATTATCAAATTTCAATAAATTTATCAAGTTTTTTTGTTTTTATTGACAATTTGTGAGTTTTTTTGCGTATAGCTTATCCTTTTATCAATTCAATTTATTTTGATATTTTTACTACTTTCATTTTATAATAATATAAAGGATGTGATTTTATGAAAAGACTTTCTGTAAGATTTGAAGGTAGAGTCCAACAAGTAGGTTTTAGATTTTTTGCCGAATCCGCATCTACTAATTTTAATATAACAGGATGGATCAAAAATCTAGATGATGGAGATGTTTTATTAGAAATTCAAGGCGATGAAAAAGAACTATTCAATTTTACTAATAAACTTATAAAAGGCAATGGATATTCTAAAGTTACATATCATGAGATAAGAGAAATTCCAATGGTGAAAAACGAGAAAAAATTTAAAATGATATATTAAATTCACAATTATCAATTAAAGTGATATATTTAGCGCATATATAAAACTATTATACTTAAGTGTTGTTTTTTGATAACTTAATATAAAAATACTTGGCCTATGCAATCAAATAATTTAAATTACCACCACTTAACTATAACAGATACTAATATCAACATAACTATGTATATCCCAAATATTAATTTATAAAGCTATATGAAGGTGCAACCTTCATTAGCCCCCTGTGATGACAGTTATATAAAATACAACTAACTTAAGAAAACTAGTCTAATCTATCCCCCTAACTTAAGCACTTATAATTTAAGAAATTCCGCAGGAATTTCATCCATACATGTGCCTTGTGCTCTGTGCCCTGTGCCTTGTATACAGATAAAAAAAGCTGCCACACTCTCATGCAACAGCTCTCTTTATATTTACTACTAATTATAAAATCTATCTAATCTGACTCTTATTTCCTTTATAAAGTCTTCAGTGTTAACAACTTTAGTTTCTCCTTCTGCAAGAAGTGCCATATCTTTAGTCATAACACCTTCTTCTATAGTAGCTATAGAAGCTTTTTCTAAATTATCAGCAAAAGCTATAAGCTCTTCATTTTTATCAAGTTCTCCTCTTTTTCTTAGAGCACCTGTCCAAGCAAAAATAGTAGCCATAGAGTTTGTTGATGTTTCTTCACCTTTTAGGTGTTTATAATAATGTCTTTGTACTGTTCCATGAGCAGCTTCATATTCATAATATCCTTCTGGTGATACTAATACAGAAGTCATCATAGCTAATGATCCAAAGGCAGTAGCTACCATGTCGCTCATTACGTCTCCATCGTAATTTTTACATGCCCATACAAAACCACCTTCTGATTTAATAACTCTTGCTACAGCATCATCTATTAATGTATAGAAATATTCAATTCCTGCTTCTTCATATTTTTCTTTAAATTCTGCATCATATATCTCTGCAAAAATATCTTTAAATGTATGATCATATTTCTTTGATATAGTATCTTTTGATGAAAACCAAAGATCTTCTTTTCTATCAAGTGCATAACTAAAACAAGCTCTTGCAAAGCTTTCTATTGACTTATTTGTATTATGCATACCCATTATAATGCCTGGTCCATCAAAATTATGAATTACTTCACTTACAGTTTCACCTGCTTCATTTGTGAAATTTAATGTTGCTTGTCCTTTACCTGGAACCTTCATTTCAACATTCTTATATATATCACCATAAGCATGTCTTGCTATTGTTATAGGTTTTTTCCATGTCTTAACAAACGGTTTTACATTGTTTACAATAATAGGACTTCTAAATACAGTTCCATCTAATATTGCTCTTATAGTTCCATTAGGACTTTTCCACATTTCTTTTAAGTCATATTCACTCATTCTTGCTTGATTTGGAGTTATTGTAGCACACTTAACACCAACACCATATTTCTTTATTGCATTTGCAGAATCAACTGTAACTTGATCATTAGTTTCATTTCTATGTTCTAACCCTAAATCATAATATTCAGTGTTTAATTCAACATATGGCAAGATCAACTCATCCTTTAACATCTTCCATATGATTCTTGTCATTTCATCCCCATCCATTTCAACTAATGGAGTTGTCATAGGTATTTTTTTCATTATGCTGCCCCCTTTTAACAATCTTAGTAATATTATACTGATTATACATCACATTTTATAATTTTACAATTTGTTTCATAATAAATTATCAATTCTATTCATCAAATTCATCTT
Above is a genomic segment from Clostridium bornimense containing:
- a CDS encoding methyl-accepting chemotaxis protein — encoded protein: MEKIADDRHLKKVNKVIIISIFAFVAMHLGYVFFKISLLKNIIRVIMLSLIGGISIILNRSYKTCGLVKYIVVIGIMMFAITYHTFTIMTIWIMVIAIVIAGMYFDKNYFIKMMVAGNIFEIIIQIVLVEKDWMQFLNSVLAVNIIMIMILCITKWSGEFIDKARKEAEQSRSLLSKIENTMDNIEVGTDKLNGYIIESSGNLRTVNEESTNLTGTIKEVATGVVRQSEIISKINDKMLGAEEKVSKTYAVSEKSVEVSKESCDIVKESVTMVDEMNNQMGIIQKAVLETVTGVEDLIEGTERVGNFLEGIKNIAGQTNLLALNASIEAARAGEAGKGFAVVADEVRKLAEQSDSVATEIDKIINQIKLLTTRVLDEVRNVEDVSNKGTETVNSVNNTFKKLENAFMEIDSNLEESLENMKDMKNVFVEIVDETTTISNISEEHSASIEETLAITENQSEKIAGISESLQNIEKFSGELRKLVEK
- a CDS encoding rRNA adenine N-6-methyltransferase family protein translates to MIPFKSSYYQNKIEEFAAKVKTNEDFSVNHCRIYWDFYKEGKHKGYMHVFKGVLRNVPCLYENDMLWMSLNGEEIGGYYEALRRAKGIVGVVGLGIGYFVEELASKAKVKKVIVYENNEDIIEIYNKLFDKNEKIEIVNCDAREVQGGNFDFFFVDIYRHEYNEDIVDDYKLFNKNHNIKEYSFFGMEHFILSLREEDIKEAVIPEYWLAMSKNVGDKFFESKYKDNFIPVSYKKAKSIYDKFKLILL
- a CDS encoding alanine/glycine:cation symporter family protein — translated: MEKFLDKIDGSISTYVMVPLLIIVGLIFTFRTKFVQVTHFKDMIKLLTEGTSKDDKDGISSFQAFCMSTASRVGTGNLAGVALAISIGGAGAIFWMWLLAIIGGASSFIESTLAQIYKVKDGDTYRGGPSYYIQQGLNQRWLGVVFAILITITFGLVFNSAQSNTISEALITVFNNDSIKPIYIGIILAILTAVIIFGGVKRIAKVSGVIVPIMAVLYIGIAFVVIILNIKEIPAVISLIFRNAFGFEEIVGGTFGGMVMIGIKRGLFSNEAGMGSAPNAAATAEVSHPVKQGLIQTLGVFTDTILICTCTALIILLSDVYTVGEVSGIALTQKALSSHIGGFGNIFIAVCIFFFAFSSIIGNYYYGETNLEFINTSKTLLIVYRVFVVVMVILGTIAPLGVVWAASNIFMSLMALINLLVILLLGKKALDALEDYKEQKRKGKNPVFTKESIEGIENVECWDK
- a CDS encoding acylphosphatase gives rise to the protein MKRLSVRFEGRVQQVGFRFFAESASTNFNITGWIKNLDDGDVLLEIQGDEKELFNFTNKLIKGNGYSKVTYHEIREIPMVKNEKKFKMIY
- a CDS encoding NADP-dependent isocitrate dehydrogenase, producing MKKIPMTTPLVEMDGDEMTRIIWKMLKDELILPYVELNTEYYDLGLEHRNETNDQVTVDSANAIKKYGVGVKCATITPNQARMSEYDLKEMWKSPNGTIRAILDGTVFRSPIIVNNVKPFVKTWKKPITIARHAYGDIYKNVEMKVPGKGQATLNFTNEAGETVSEVIHNFDGPGIIMGMHNTNKSIESFARACFSYALDRKEDLWFSSKDTISKKYDHTFKDIFAEIYDAEFKEKYEEAGIEYFYTLIDDAVARVIKSEGGFVWACKNYDGDVMSDMVATAFGSLAMMTSVLVSPEGYYEYEAAHGTVQRHYYKHLKGEETSTNSMATIFAWTGALRKRGELDKNEELIAFADNLEKASIATIEEGVMTKDMALLAEGETKVVNTEDFIKEIRVRLDRFYN